From one Gossypium hirsutum isolate 1008001.06 chromosome D08, Gossypium_hirsutum_v2.1, whole genome shotgun sequence genomic stretch:
- the LOC121219910 gene encoding protein VAPYRIN-LIKE: MDRLVKVDVKEVEIVFMEGQKTTTNFTLTNLMHTMSVAVCLSTKNSSFFSFNNQFSIIPPLSSSTYTLFSQPSDQPPLTNPPDAITVKTTMLPLGKAHHDDLRRLFSKPGPHVFKDATLPISFTGPHVIQHLISSNTQMTDMDIWCNKAISGCFGDQLTVLLKSAVVSGKVGLVRTLIDHRGDVNYKDDKGRSLVSLAVEAGHVDVVNALISAGCEIDNTVDHVLHYAAAKNRVDLMDVLFRGYKNMDLIDSIDFNGRTPIHISAIHGHTESIKFCLSLGADPEVLDVNKCTPLHLAALGGHLSAVECLLEVSNYTKYALNGQGKTAFALAVENDRSNVYDPLHLGDALHRSARIGDVNGIKSCISEGANMNGKDQNGWTPLHRAAFKGKTECVRALISYGGDINGVDNNGYTPLHRAVEAGHVETALMLIGHGAKANVKCLKGIGMGVALKSDCSKNHCCYRGSFVQPL, encoded by the coding sequence ATGGACAGGTTAGTGAAAGTAGATGTGAAAGAAGTCGAAATAGTGTTCATGGAAGGCCAAAAAACCACTACGAATTTCACTTTAACGAATCTCATGCACACCATGTCTGTAGCTGTTTGTTTATCCACAAAGAACTCATCTTTCTTCTCTTTCAACAACCAATTTTCAATAATCCCACCCCTTTCATCTTCAACCTATACTCTCTTCTCCCAGCCGTCGGATCAACCTCCTTTGACAAACCCTCCCGATGCTATTACCGTCAAAACCACCATGCTTCCTTTAGGGAAAGCGCACCATGACGATCTCCGCCGTCTGTTTTCCAAGCCTGGACCTCACGTGTTCAAGGACGCTACTTTACCGATCTCGTTCACCGGTCCCCACGTGATTCAACACCTCATTTCGAGCAATACCCAGATGACGGATATGGATATTTGGTGCAACAAAGCGATTTCCGGGTGTTTCGGGGACCAACTCACGGTGCTGCTCAAATCCGCTGTCGTTTCAGGGAAAGTTGGTTTGGTCCGTACACTGATCGACCACCGTGGGGATGTGAACTACAAGGATGATAAAGGAAGGTCTTTGGTCTCCCTAGCTGTCGAAGCTGGACATGTTGATGTCGTCAATGCCTTGATTTCAGCTGGTTGTGAAATTGATAACACAGTTGACCATGTCTTGCACTATGCAGCAGCAAAAAACAGAGTCGATTTGATGGATGTTCTGTTTCGAGGTTATAAAAACATGGATCTGATTGATTCCATTGATTTCAATGGCCGAACCCCAATTCATATATCTGCTATTCACGGGCACACCGAATCGATTAAGTTCTGTTTATCACTAGGTGCGGACCCTGAAGTTTTAGACGTCAATAAATGCACCCCACTTCATTTAGCCGCTCTGGGAGGTCATTTAAGCGCCGTGGAATGCCTGTTGGAAGTATCCAATTATACCAAATACGCATTGAACGGACAAGGGAAGACCGCTTTTGCGCTTGCAGTCGAAAACGACCGGTCGAACGTGTATGATCCATTGCATTTAGGTGACGCGTTGCACCGTTCTGCGAGGATAGGAGACGTGAATGGGATCAAGAGTTGCATCAGCGAGGGGGCGAACATGAACGGGAAGGATCAGAACGGGTGGACGCCTTTACATCGGGCGGCATTCAAAGGTAAAACCGAGTGTGTTCGGGCTTTGATTAGCTACGGTGGTGATATTAACGGTGTTGATAACAACGGGTACACGCCGTTGCATCGCGCGGTGGAGGCGGGGCATGTTGAGACTGCTTTGATGTTGATCGGTCATGGGGCTAAAGCTAATGTGAAGTGCCTTAAAGGTATTGGTATGGGGGTGGCTTTGAAGTCAGATTGTTCTAAGAATCATTGTTGTTATCGTGGTTCATTTGTTCAACCTTTGTGA